One region of Lactobacillus johnsonii genomic DNA includes:
- a CDS encoding DNA alkylation repair protein encodes MKEIDKYQELKQNLIENSNPDLAKQMEKYLRNKFKFYGLKSPERRKSYHDLIKAEKKNKKIDWKFLDQAWSDSHREAQYFVCDYLISLEKYLTFEDIDHIFYYVKSKRWWDTIDSLIKPIGKIGLRDERVNELMLAWSKDNDFWVRRVAIEHQLLRKDKMNIELLEKILENNLNSSEFFINKAIGWALRDYSKTNPEWVRKFIKDHSSKMAPLSIKEGGKYL; translated from the coding sequence GTGAAAGAAATAGATAAGTATCAAGAATTAAAACAAAATTTAATTGAAAACAGTAATCCAGATTTAGCAAAACAAATGGAAAAGTATTTACGAAATAAATTTAAATTTTATGGTTTAAAGTCACCCGAAAGACGTAAGAGTTACCATGATCTAATCAAAGCAGAGAAGAAAAATAAAAAAATTGATTGGAAGTTTCTTGATCAAGCTTGGTCTGATTCGCATCGAGAAGCCCAATATTTTGTTTGTGACTATTTAATTTCACTAGAAAAGTATTTAACTTTTGAAGATATTGACCATATTTTTTATTATGTAAAGTCAAAGCGATGGTGGGATACAATTGATAGTTTGATAAAACCAATTGGTAAAATTGGCTTAAGAGATGAAAGAGTGAATGAGCTAATGCTTGCCTGGTCAAAAGATAATGATTTTTGGGTAAGAAGGGTAGCAATAGAGCACCAACTTTTACGTAAAGATAAGATGAATATTGAATTATTAGAAAAAATTCTAGAAAATAACCTAAATAGTTCGGAATTTTTTATTAATAAGGCAATTGGTTGGGCATTACGTGATTATTCTAAAACTAATCCTGAGTGGGTAAGAAAATTTATTAAAGACCATAGTTCTAAAATGGCACCTCTTTCGATTAAAGAGGGTGGCAAATATTTGTAG
- a CDS encoding FtsX-like permease family protein, which produces MNRRILWKDALSSLNHSWGRFIGILLLMAVSAFAFIGLKMAGPDMRNTAQTYYQDVNLADLTVSSNYGLDKNDTQTIKKQAKKATLDFGYLQDTTINNSKTSLRVLSESKNISTSQLISGNLPKKDNQIAISYLLRDKYHIGEWITLNEHSNLKNSRFKIVGFIRPSEYTDKSNLGQTNVGTGQLSGVAIVKKSAFKAQSYSIARIRFNKTKELDPYSSTYQKFIDNKKERLTNSLAQNSKLKKTEVDNNFKDAQKQIRQAKEQIQLAENNGLDMSREKARLEKQQKKLNEQEQEIKQLGSISYYVNDRKNDSGYDTYQSNSEKIELITNIFPVFLFAVAALVSFSTMTRFIDEERQNIGVLRALGYSKLDTSLKFVIYSLTAALTGVFIGAIGGYWILPRIIFNAYTANLTLTNFQSGFSWKYLFLTFLISILCTTGAAVIQLFIVLWAKTSELLLPKLPKNGSQILLEKIKPFWQHLSFNYKVTLRNIFRYKVKMIMTILGIAGCTGLLMMGFGIRDSLAGIGQKQYSEIIKYDLIAIDKNSLSSEQSTKLNQKLSSSQVNKYLPVYFENVSKKIAGTNQDLSIIVPEKSSQISKYISLRNRSSGQKINLNSRGIVISEKLAKLLNLSIGDELSLVTTNGKKVKLPISNICEMYMGHYVLMNSNVYQKYFNKKVNSNAQLIELNNKKQTNSFANSLMKTGAVSAINLNTNNQQIIDSLIQSMNKVIFLLIGLAALLAVVVIFTLTTTNLEERMREIATLKVLGFYNNEASLYIYRETIILSIFGILIGFLIGNWLHGFIIDNLAPLNAMFRPGILFSNYLLSALIPLVITGIMAIFVNRKIKEVNMLEALKSVD; this is translated from the coding sequence ATGAACAGAAGAATTTTATGGAAGGATGCTCTCAGCTCGCTTAATCATTCATGGGGCCGCTTCATCGGAATTCTACTGCTAATGGCAGTTAGTGCTTTTGCTTTTATTGGACTAAAAATGGCTGGTCCAGATATGAGAAATACTGCTCAGACTTATTATCAAGATGTAAATTTAGCAGATTTAACAGTTAGCTCAAATTATGGACTGGACAAAAACGATACACAAACTATTAAGAAACAGGCAAAAAAAGCTACTCTTGATTTTGGATATTTACAGGATACAACTATCAATAATTCAAAGACTAGTCTGCGTGTTTTATCAGAGAGTAAAAATATTTCTACTAGTCAATTAATTAGTGGGAACCTTCCGAAGAAAGATAATCAAATTGCCATTAGCTATTTGCTTAGAGATAAATATCATATCGGGGAATGGATTACTTTAAATGAACATTCTAATCTAAAAAATAGTAGGTTTAAGATTGTTGGCTTTATACGGCCAAGTGAATATACCGATAAAAGTAATCTTGGGCAGACTAATGTTGGAACTGGTCAACTTTCCGGAGTTGCTATAGTTAAGAAAAGTGCTTTTAAGGCTCAAAGTTATAGTATTGCCCGAATTCGATTCAATAAAACTAAAGAGCTAGATCCGTATTCTAGTACTTATCAAAAATTTATCGATAATAAAAAAGAAAGACTTACTAATTCTTTGGCGCAGAATAGTAAGTTGAAAAAAACAGAAGTTGATAATAATTTTAAGGACGCCCAGAAACAAATTAGGCAGGCTAAAGAGCAGATTCAGTTAGCTGAAAATAACGGCTTAGATATGAGCCGTGAAAAAGCAAGGCTAGAAAAGCAGCAAAAGAAACTGAATGAACAGGAGCAAGAAATTAAGCAGTTAGGCAGCATTTCATATTATGTTAATGATCGTAAAAATGATTCAGGATACGATACTTATCAGTCTAATTCAGAAAAAATTGAATTAATCACTAATATATTTCCAGTCTTTCTATTTGCAGTAGCAGCTTTAGTGAGTTTTTCAACGATGACTCGTTTTATTGATGAAGAACGACAAAATATTGGTGTCTTAAGAGCCTTGGGTTACAGTAAATTAGATACAAGTCTAAAATTTGTTATCTACAGCTTAACTGCTGCTTTAACAGGTGTATTCATTGGAGCAATAGGTGGGTACTGGATTCTGCCACGAATAATTTTTAATGCCTATACAGCAAACCTGACATTAACGAATTTTCAGAGCGGTTTTTCATGGAAATACTTATTCTTAACCTTCTTAATTTCTATTCTCTGTACTACGGGGGCTGCGGTAATTCAATTGTTTATTGTTTTGTGGGCCAAGACAAGTGAATTATTGTTACCTAAGCTGCCGAAAAATGGTTCGCAGATTTTACTAGAAAAAATTAAACCTTTTTGGCAACATTTAAGTTTTAATTATAAAGTTACTTTGAGAAATATTTTTCGCTATAAAGTAAAAATGATTATGACTATTCTAGGTATTGCGGGATGCACTGGCTTATTAATGATGGGATTTGGGATTCGTGATTCACTAGCGGGTATTGGACAAAAACAATATAGTGAGATTATTAAGTATGATCTAATTGCGATTGATAAAAATTCTCTGTCTAGCGAACAAAGCACTAAATTAAATCAAAAGCTTTCCTCTAGTCAGGTAAATAAATATTTGCCGGTATATTTTGAAAATGTCTCGAAAAAAATTGCCGGTACTAATCAGGATCTTTCGATAATTGTTCCAGAAAAAAGTAGTCAGATTAGCAAATATATTAGTTTGAGAAATAGATCCTCTGGTCAAAAAATCAACTTAAATAGTCGGGGAATAGTTATTTCAGAAAAATTGGCTAAGTTACTGAATTTAAGTATTGGGGATGAGTTAAGTTTAGTAACTACTAATGGCAAAAAAGTAAAATTACCTATTAGTAATATCTGTGAAATGTATATGGGACACTATGTCCTAATGAATTCGAATGTTTATCAAAAGTACTTTAATAAAAAAGTAAATTCAAATGCCCAATTAATTGAGTTAAATAATAAAAAACAAACTAATTCCTTTGCGAATTCTTTGATGAAAACTGGAGCAGTTAGTGCAATTAATTTAAATACTAATAATCAACAAATTATCGATAGTTTGATCCAAAGTATGAATAAAGTAATATTTCTATTGATTGGGCTAGCTGCACTATTAGCAGTGGTGGTGATTTTTACTTTAACGACAACCAATTTAGAAGAGCGAATGAGAGAAATTGCAACCTTAAAAGTATTAGGTTTTTACAATAATGAGGCCAGCTTATATATTTATCGAGAGACGATTATTTTATCAATTTTTGGTATTTTAATTGGATTTTTAATTGGTAATTGGCTACACGGCTTTATTATTGACAATTTAGCTCCCCTAAATGCAATGTTTAGACCTGGAATTTTGTTTAGTAATTATTTATTGTCAGCTTTAATTCCCTTAGTCATTACAGGTATTATGGCAATTTTCGTAAATCGTAAGATTAAAGAAGTTAATATGCTAGAAGCATTGAAATCAGTAGATTAA
- a CDS encoding ABC transporter ATP-binding protein produces the protein MAFIELKNCSKKYGSGSTVVWANKNISFDIKQGELVIILGSSGAGKSTLLNILGGMENVTEGEVIINGNNIAKYSAKELTKYRRNEIGFVFQFYNLIPNLTAKENVELANELVTNPIDAEVALKEVGLEKRINNFPSQLSGGEQQRVAIARAIAKNPSLLLCDEPTGALDYQTGKKVLKILQDRSLKKNSTVVIVTHNAALAPIADKIIRIQDGKVKQIENNSSPQDIAQIEW, from the coding sequence ATGGCTTTTATTGAATTGAAGAATTGCTCGAAAAAATATGGTTCAGGTAGTACAGTCGTCTGGGCAAATAAGAATATTAGTTTTGATATTAAGCAAGGTGAGCTAGTAATTATTTTAGGTTCTTCAGGAGCAGGGAAATCAACATTATTAAATATCTTAGGCGGCATGGAAAACGTTACTGAAGGTGAAGTTATTATTAATGGTAATAACATTGCTAAATATTCGGCTAAGGAATTAACTAAGTATCGTAGAAATGAAATTGGATTTGTCTTTCAATTTTATAACTTAATTCCTAACTTAACAGCGAAAGAAAATGTTGAACTTGCAAATGAATTGGTTACTAATCCAATTGATGCCGAAGTTGCTTTGAAAGAAGTGGGACTTGAAAAGCGGATTAACAATTTTCCGTCACAGTTATCTGGTGGTGAGCAGCAAAGAGTAGCAATAGCCCGTGCCATTGCTAAAAATCCATCGCTATTACTTTGCGATGAACCAACGGGGGCTTTAGACTATCAGACCGGTAAAAAAGTACTGAAGATTTTACAAGATCGAAGTTTAAAGAAAAATTCTACTGTGGTTATTGTTACTCATAATGCAGCTTTAGCCCCAATTGCTGATAAAATAATTAGAATTCAAGATGGAAAAGTAAAGCAAATTGAAAATAATTCTTCTCCGCAAGATATTGCCCAAATTGAATGGTAG
- a CDS encoding M13 family metallopeptidase, translating to MRKYFSVRGGAGDLTKPDINTRPQDNLYLAVNSEWLSKAKIPADRTSTGINLILDMRIEDQLMKDFAKFADGKKEIPTIPNFAKAINLYKLAIDFDKRNKEQAEPIKADLEKLTSLNSFEEFNKQAADLFAKGYDLPFNIFVMEDMKDTDHNALYAEGPGTFLPDTTAYQSDDAEKLLSTLEKQTVKLLVMAGVEEEQAKTWASKGIEFDKKLAKVLKSTEEWADYAAVYNPVKLADFEAKFENFDINAFLKQLLPELPDQVIEAEPRYFDHINEFLNNSEFDEIKSWMIVKFINGGANYLSQDFREAAFPFRQAVYGVPEMPAQDKHAYRLANAAFDEVVGIYYGKAYFGDDAKNDVISMIKNMLKVYEQRIQDNDWLSESTKKQAIVKLQALKLKIGYPEKNQAVFDRLVVDLNKSLYENQALINQEKIKDNLQKLNQVPDRSVWAMPGNLNNACYDPQKNDLTFPAGILQAPFYDAKQSRAANYGGIGATIGHEVSHAFDNNGAQFDEKGNMKNWWTKEDFAEFNKRTKAVADIFDGLQYGPAKLNGKQVVSENIADLSGLSCAIAANKAEGGEMRDLFETYAKSWMQKQRPESITAEVQSDVHAPQPTRVNIPVQNQDEFYKAYNVTPEDGMWLDPEDRITIW from the coding sequence ATGAGAAAATACTTTAGCGTTCGCGGTGGTGCAGGTGATTTAACTAAGCCTGATATTAATACTAGACCACAAGATAATCTTTACTTGGCAGTTAACTCAGAATGGCTTTCAAAAGCAAAAATTCCAGCTGACAGAACTTCAACCGGAATTAACTTGATTTTAGATATGCGAATCGAAGATCAATTGATGAAGGATTTTGCCAAATTTGCTGACGGGAAAAAGGAGATTCCTACTATACCAAATTTTGCAAAAGCAATTAATCTTTATAAATTAGCAATTGATTTTGATAAAAGAAATAAAGAACAGGCAGAGCCAATCAAAGCTGATTTAGAAAAATTAACATCATTAAATAGCTTTGAAGAATTTAATAAACAAGCTGCTGACTTGTTTGCAAAAGGATATGACTTACCATTCAATATTTTTGTAATGGAAGATATGAAGGATACTGATCATAATGCCTTATATGCAGAAGGACCAGGTACATTTTTGCCAGATACTACTGCATATCAAAGTGATGATGCTGAAAAATTGCTTTCTACTTTGGAAAAGCAAACAGTTAAGTTACTTGTAATGGCTGGAGTAGAGGAAGAACAAGCAAAGACTTGGGCAAGTAAGGGTATTGAATTTGATAAAAAACTTGCCAAAGTTTTAAAGTCGACTGAAGAATGGGCTGACTATGCAGCTGTCTATAATCCAGTTAAATTGGCAGATTTTGAAGCTAAATTTGAAAATTTCGACATCAATGCTTTCTTAAAACAGCTTTTACCTGAATTACCTGATCAAGTAATTGAAGCAGAGCCACGTTATTTTGATCATATCAATGAATTTTTAAATAATAGTGAATTTGACGAAATCAAGAGCTGGATGATTGTTAAGTTTATTAATGGGGGAGCTAATTACTTATCTCAAGACTTTAGAGAAGCAGCTTTTCCATTTAGACAAGCTGTTTATGGGGTGCCTGAAATGCCAGCACAAGATAAGCATGCATATCGTTTAGCAAATGCGGCTTTTGATGAAGTTGTTGGGATTTATTACGGTAAAGCTTATTTTGGCGATGATGCTAAAAATGATGTAATTAGCATGATTAAGAATATGCTAAAAGTATACGAACAAAGAATTCAAGATAATGACTGGCTTTCCGAATCAACTAAGAAACAAGCTATTGTTAAATTGCAAGCCTTAAAACTCAAAATTGGTTATCCAGAAAAGAATCAGGCCGTTTTTGACCGACTAGTAGTTGATCTAAATAAGAGTCTATATGAGAATCAAGCTCTTATTAATCAAGAAAAGATTAAAGACAACTTGCAAAAGCTAAATCAAGTTCCTGATCGAAGCGTTTGGGCAATGCCCGGTAATCTAAACAATGCTTGCTATGACCCACAAAAGAATGATTTAACTTTCCCAGCTGGAATTTTGCAAGCGCCATTTTATGATGCAAAACAATCTCGTGCAGCTAACTATGGTGGAATTGGAGCAACTATTGGTCACGAAGTTTCTCATGCTTTTGATAATAATGGGGCCCAATTTGATGAAAAGGGTAATATGAAGAACTGGTGGACTAAAGAAGACTTTGCTGAGTTTAATAAACGTACTAAGGCCGTTGCCGATATTTTCGATGGCTTACAGTATGGACCAGCTAAGTTAAATGGTAAGCAAGTTGTTTCTGAAAACATTGCCGATTTAAGTGGTCTTTCTTGTGCAATTGCTGCTAATAAAGCAGAAGGCGGGGAGATGAGAGATCTCTTTGAAACTTATGCGAAGAGCTGGATGCAAAAACAACGTCCAGAATCAATTACAGCAGAAGTTCAATCAGACGTACATGCACCGCAACCAACAAGAGTTAATATTCCTGTTCAAAATCAAGATGAGTTTTACAAAGCTTATAATGTAACTCCAGAAGATGGAATGTGG
- the ppc gene encoding phosphoenolpyruvate carboxylase, with the protein MSIKKLENSSDHAMVAEEVKILTNLLNESTRQLSGDVIFNKIQDLIKISAQKDYDALEKQIASLTNQEMIVVARYFATLPLLVNISEDVELASEVNLLNNTDQDYLGKLEDTIDLVSQKENASEILKHVNVVPVLTAHPTQVQRKTVLELTDQIHGLLRSYREVKNGTINQAEWTEKLRAYIEILMQTDIIRSHKLQVSNEITNVLAYYPKALIPAITKFTARYQELAKKHNLNLAGATPITMGMWIGGDRDGNPYVTAETLKLSATLQSQVIFEYYIKQLNKLYRTISMSTSYMKPSSAVEKLSALSNDDSPFRTNEPYRRAFYYIESRLLHTEYTLLGTADKNSFVKKRDLENLDKIPVYKNPQDFKADLITIKESLEEDHDQAVVRSFFTELLEAIDIFGFHLATIDMRQDSSVNEACVAELLKSAGICDDYSDLPEKDKVKVLLNELNNDPRNLHANNKPKSELLQKELKIYKTARQLKDCIGEDVIKQHIISHTESVSDLLEQAIMLKEYDLLNNQGARIQVVPLFETVEDLENSREIMKEFLNLDIVKKWLSSQNNYQEIMLGYSDSNKDGGYLASCWNLYKAQKDLTAMGKKLGVNITFMHGRGGTVGRGGGPSYEAITAQPFGSINDRIRMTEQGEIIQNKYGNQDTAYYNLEMLASATIDRIVSKQIVSEDDIGGFRSSMDEIVLDSNKVYRKLVFETPAFLDYFLQATPIKQISNLNIGSRPAARKKITDFSGLRAIPWVFSWSQSRIMFPGWYGVGSAFKHFIDANPNNLHTLQKMYQGWPFFHSLLSNVDMVLSKSNMDIAKQYADLCEDEDTKKVFDTIYQEWKLTKEVILQIEGNKELLADNPSLKMSLNYRMPYFNILNYIQIEMIKRDRVDEIAGVYESILPITINGVTSGLRNSG; encoded by the coding sequence ATGTCCATCAAGAAGTTAGAAAATAGCAGCGATCATGCAATGGTAGCTGAAGAAGTTAAAATTTTGACCAACTTACTTAACGAAAGTACACGTCAATTAAGTGGGGATGTGATTTTTAATAAAATTCAAGATTTAATTAAGATCTCTGCCCAAAAAGACTACGATGCTCTTGAAAAGCAAATTGCTAGCCTTACTAATCAAGAAATGATTGTCGTTGCACGTTATTTTGCAACTTTACCTTTATTAGTTAATATTTCTGAAGATGTAGAGTTAGCTAGTGAAGTTAACTTACTCAATAATACGGATCAAGACTATCTTGGTAAACTTGAAGATACGATTGACTTAGTTTCTCAAAAAGAAAATGCCAGTGAAATTCTTAAGCATGTTAATGTAGTTCCAGTTTTAACTGCTCACCCTACTCAAGTTCAAAGAAAAACTGTCCTTGAATTAACCGATCAAATCCATGGTCTATTACGTAGTTACCGTGAAGTTAAAAACGGAACTATTAACCAAGCTGAATGGACTGAAAAACTCCGCGCTTACATTGAGATTTTAATGCAAACCGATATTATTCGTAGCCATAAACTACAGGTTTCTAATGAAATTACAAACGTTTTAGCATACTATCCTAAGGCTTTGATTCCGGCTATTACTAAATTTACAGCTCGCTATCAAGAATTAGCTAAAAAACATAATTTAAATCTAGCTGGTGCCACCCCAATTACCATGGGAATGTGGATCGGAGGCGATCGTGATGGGAATCCATACGTTACTGCCGAAACATTAAAGTTGAGTGCCACTTTACAAAGCCAGGTAATTTTTGAATATTATATTAAACAGCTAAACAAGCTCTACCGCACGATTTCAATGTCTACTTCTTATATGAAGCCTTCATCCGCTGTTGAAAAATTATCAGCGCTCTCAAATGATGATTCACCGTTTAGAACTAATGAACCATATCGTCGTGCTTTCTATTATATTGAGAGCCGTTTACTTCATACTGAATATACTCTTTTAGGCACAGCTGATAAAAATAGTTTTGTTAAAAAACGCGATTTGGAAAACTTAGACAAAATTCCTGTTTACAAGAATCCACAAGATTTTAAAGCTGATTTAATTACAATTAAAGAATCGCTTGAAGAAGATCATGACCAAGCTGTAGTTAGAAGTTTCTTTACTGAGCTATTAGAAGCAATTGATATCTTTGGTTTCCATTTGGCAACAATTGATATGCGTCAAGATTCTAGTGTAAACGAAGCTTGTGTTGCTGAATTGCTAAAGAGTGCCGGAATTTGTGATGATTATAGTGACTTACCAGAAAAAGATAAGGTTAAAGTTTTACTTAATGAGTTAAACAATGATCCACGTAATCTTCACGCTAACAATAAGCCAAAATCTGAATTGCTCCAAAAGGAATTAAAGATCTACAAGACTGCTCGTCAACTCAAGGATTGTATTGGTGAAGATGTAATTAAACAACACATTATTTCTCATACTGAAAGTGTCTCTGATCTTCTTGAACAAGCAATCATGCTTAAAGAATACGATCTTTTAAATAATCAAGGTGCTCGCATTCAAGTTGTGCCATTATTTGAAACAGTTGAAGATTTGGAAAACTCTCGTGAAATTATGAAAGAATTTCTAAATCTCGACATTGTTAAAAAGTGGCTTTCTTCTCAAAATAATTACCAAGAAATTATGCTAGGTTACTCTGACTCAAATAAAGATGGTGGTTACTTAGCTTCTTGCTGGAATCTCTATAAAGCTCAGAAAGACTTAACTGCAATGGGCAAGAAATTGGGTGTTAACATTACCTTCATGCACGGCCGTGGTGGAACTGTTGGACGTGGTGGTGGTCCTTCTTATGAAGCTATTACTGCTCAACCTTTTGGCTCAATTAATGACCGTATTCGAATGACTGAACAAGGTGAGATCATTCAAAACAAGTATGGTAATCAAGATACTGCTTACTACAATTTGGAAATGCTGGCCTCAGCTACTATCGATCGTATTGTTTCTAAACAAATTGTAAGTGAAGATGATATTGGCGGATTCCGTTCCTCAATGGATGAAATTGTTTTAGACAGTAATAAAGTTTACCGTAAGCTTGTTTTTGAAACACCAGCTTTTCTTGACTACTTCTTGCAAGCTACACCAATTAAGCAAATTTCCAACTTAAATATTGGTTCTCGTCCAGCGGCAAGAAAGAAGATTACTGATTTTTCAGGCTTAAGAGCTATTCCTTGGGTATTTTCATGGTCACAAAGTCGAATTATGTTCCCTGGTTGGTATGGTGTTGGTTCTGCCTTCAAGCACTTCATTGATGCCAATCCTAATAACCTCCACACCTTACAAAAGATGTATCAAGGTTGGCCTTTCTTCCACTCCCTTCTCTCCAATGTTGATATGGTTCTTTCCAAATCTAACATGGATATTGCCAAACAATATGCGGACCTATGTGAAGATGAAGATACTAAAAAAGTCTTTGATACTATCTATCAAGAATGGAAACTTACTAAAGAAGTAATCCTTCAAATTGAAGGTAACAAAGAATTACTTGCAGATAACCCAAGTTTAAAGATGAGCTTAAATTACCGGATGCCATACTTCAATATTCTTAACTACATTCAAATTGAAATGATTAAACGAGACCGCGTCGATGAGATTGCCGGCGTTTATGAAAGTATTTTACCGATTACCATTAATGGGGTAACCTCTGGCTTACGTAATTCGGGATAG